GACTTCTTGTAATTAATAAATACCCAATTCTAAAATCGCTATAACAACATAATTCAATTATATACAATATTGTAAAATTTATTGTTTTAGAGGAGATATATTATATTGTATTCACTTTTATTGAAAATTGGTTCAAAATATAGGGATGGGTTTTTAAGGATTTTTTGATCACTTCTTTATCAATTATTTGCTTTTTAGTTATAAAATCATAAAAATCATAAGTGCACATCAGTGAAAAAGCTGTGTTTTCAATAATTCCGGTTATAACTTCTTCAAAGTTTAAAAAATCCTCTTTAGAAGTCTGTTTTATGGCAAAAGCAACCTGAACAATTGCCCTTATACCCTCATATCTGTCTCTCCGACATTCCCATACCAACTCATTAATGTGTCCCCTCAGCTTTTGAATGCCGTCTGCTTTATAGCCTTGAATTAATTGTTCTAGATAAAGATGTTCAATATTGCAGCCATCGCCCAGCTTTTCAAATAATTGATTCAATTTCCCAAACAATAAAGGATCCATATAAATATATAGCTTTTGCTTTCTCTCCTCTCCTTCCTTTAAATATTGTAATGCATTTATTGCAAGGTGTTCCGGGCTGCAATAGTAAAAAGCCATATGGCTTCCATCAATACTATCCAGCTTAATTCTCATTTATATCCTCCCCGCTTCCTCATATTAATCCCCCTTGTTTATGAAAAATAAATTGTTGTTAATTTTTATCATTAATTGTTGTTAATTTTTATCATTATTAGAGCATCTATTGCTAATTAAAGACATAATATTTAATTTCTTCATATTTATTAAAATTCCTTCTTATAATTTGAATTTAGTACAAAATAACTAAAAAGCTATATCTTTTATAGGATCCTCATCTATTATTGTTTTACACATTTCATATTTATCATATACCTAAGAGACAAGTTGCAATTGAAAAATAGATCAGCAAGGCGGTGGCATCCACAATGGTGGTAATGAGAGGACCTGCCATCATCGCCGGATCTAACCGAAATTTTTTTGCTAATATAGGCAGCACACCTCCTACCACTTTGGCTATAATCACTGTTAAAAATAAGCTTATACATACAGTTAAATTCACTTTTATATCCGCT
The nucleotide sequence above comes from Clostridia bacterium. Encoded proteins:
- a CDS encoding MEDS domain-containing protein encodes the protein MRIKLDSIDGSHMAFYYCSPEHLAINALQYLKEGEERKQKLYIYMDPLLFGKLNQLFEKLGDGCNIEHLYLEQLIQGYKADGIQKLRGHINELVWECRRDRYEGIRAIVQVAFAIKQTSKEDFLNFEEVITGIIENTAFSLMCTYDFYDFITKKQIIDKEVIKKSLKTHPYILNQFSIKVNTI